The window AGTGCCGCAGCCAACATACTCTTTAATACCATCTGCAACTGACTCCAAAATTTAGAAAGGACTTCAGAATTGAGGTTTCTTAAGGAATCTGAGATTGTTTCCCCAGATATGTAGCGTCCATCAAGAAGACGGGAGAGAGCTGATTCCAGCATCTGAAACAAAacaagttattattatttccatGATTTTGACTATACACATTACTAATCACACAACATTCAGGGGAAAAAATGAGGCAAGTATCATGCTTCATATTTACGAATTATCCCAACTGGCACACATCTTCACTCCAGGACAGTAGGCTACTAATCAAGGTTGACAACTTTTGTATTGTGTAACATGGTTTTCAGTATCCACTAGGTCATTATAGAAAAGGGCCTTAGCATCAACATGGTTTTGATAATATAACTCATTATTGGTTAATACATTGATAACCAAGAATAACACatgatggaaaagaaaaataaaaaataaaagacaaacgAAGAAAGGTAGAAGATTACCACAAGTTCTAAAAAGACAACCCCAGCACAGAAGTTACTTGTCACCTACAACAgtaatgaaattcaaaatgaagATGTTCTCACTCCTCAATACCCAAGGGAAAGAAGGAATTCTTAGTGGgctcttttcaaaatttgaaaatcagaagCTCCTCTTCCCAACAAAATCCTGGGCCATCCTGAAAGCATCTTATCCCCTCCCCTATCCTTAGCATCACCCACTTCACCCTGAAGGGACAAAGCTTAGGGCCCCACAACTCTTTAGCTACACCAGTGGGAAGGTGATTTCCAGATTTTCCACTTACGAAATTTGGAAGAACCCCCCACTCATTTTAATCAAGAAAGGTTCTTTTGCAGCTGTATGAAAACAGAAGGCCATTTTTGAGGAGCCAGAGAACCCCATACCTCAACCCATGGAAGAATCCTTGAATCACACTTTCTTAGACACCCAAATGTTATTACATCCTTCCCTCCCTCTTTTCCCTAGGCCCCATGGATCTCTTCCTTCAGTAAGTTCAGCACCTCCAGCTCTCAGTTTTGGGAATCCTCGACAAAACCTAGGGGTCTAAGTTCTTGTGCCTTTGGCAATCAAGCTTTCCTTGTTTATGAGGGCAGTGTGCAGCGGAAAGAGAGGCCTTTTTGTGAGACTGTTAACAGTAGAGTCTCCTTTTTTGTGGGCAACAAGAGGAGGGtaaagttttggaaggataagtggtgtggtaaTGAGCCTTTGTGTGTTTCTTTTCTGTCCTTATTTGCCTTAGCTAGTTCAAAGGAGGTATGGGTGGCAGATTCACAGAACCAGTCTAATCTTAGAGGTTGTTGGACTACTAACTTCTCTAGACATTTAAACGATTGGGAGATTGAGATTGTGGAGTGTTTCCTCTCAAGGCTTCAAGAAAGGGTGGTGAATGAGAATGGGAGAAGATAAGATGATCTAGTTGGAGACAAAGAGTGGTTCTTTCACTATAAAGTCCCTTTACACTTTCGTTGAGCTTGGGAGTTCAGCCCCTTTCCCATATGTTATTGTTTGGAACTTGTGGATTCCATCTAAGGCAAGCTGTTTTGCTAGGGAGGAGGCGTGTGGTAAAGCTCTGACTTTACATCAGCTTCAAAGGAGAGGGTGGTTGCTAGCTAATAGATGCTTCCTTTATCATATCTAGGAGGAATTGATTGACCACATCTTGTACATTGTGGCAAGGCTTTGTAGCAGATTTTGTTCTGTCTTTTTGGTGTTATCTTCCTCCATAAGAGAGACCCTATTAGGATGGCATGAGTCCTTTGttggaaggaaatgaaaaaaggtGTAGGGAGCAGCTCCTTTGTGCCTCCTTTGAACAAttaggaaagagagaaatagaagattgtttgaaaacgAGGAGCTTTCCAACCACAGACTGAAAAGCTTGTGTCTTTGTAACTTGTCTTGGACGATGTCGTACATAGCTGAAGGCCCAATGTCCTTATCTGACTACATTGATTAGTTAGAATTTCATTGATAGAGGGAGTAGTTTTTTGTTTGTCCCTTTCCCTTTTCTAACGTCTTTCGGCGACCATTGTAGAGACGCCCTTTTAATACAGTCtttatttgcctataaaaaattgatgtttACATCATAGTCTTAAAGATTTTTCTCAGcatcatatgaaaataaaagaccTACAATAAACAAGTTTTTCATGTACAATTAGTAGTAACATCAAAGTAAAATAACACTTAACACCTtatcaaaattgaaaagataCAATAAATATATTCTCCAATTACAATTAACAATGTATTATTATAGATGACTCATCTTATGGTGTTTATATTTAGtcttaattcatttttctttaatgtcGAATCCAAGTACTTGCACTCATAGTTGAGATCCTTTTCAACTGAATCCCCATGTTTTCAGATGTTGGGATACAAAGGATCCAACACCTAGACACATACCTGTACCCTACACCTGTACCTAAACCCATGTAACATAGGTCACGTCTATTTAAGCTCTAATTCCATTATTTGAAAGGTCATAGTCCTAAGAAAAGAATTAGAATCctaatcatttataatatagatcagattttttttttcctcatggTTCCTGTGGCTGTTCAGGATTTTTCCAGGATTCATGTTATTGTTGTAGACAATGTCTTATATTGGGACTTACACCAGTCAATCAGGTGGCTGACAGTTGGCTAAGAAGAGTGTTATATTATAGATTTTTACTTGGAATGTCTACTCTCCTCGACCGTTCAGAGGCTTAAGGTGGATCTTTTGTATATTTGTTCTTCCTTTCTAGTATAAATTCTTTTGAAGGATATCCCATCCCATGATGTTCTTTTTTATAGTATTGTTCCCTatcttaaggaaaaagaaatataaatctGAACTATCACAAAAAGCATATTATCAGCATTCTTAAATTTCAGGGTAAATGTTGAAGAGCCTTTCTATTATGGGATTGAAACAATTAGGACATCAACTGGTATTGCAGCCATACACATATCAATGTACCATCCTAGTtataatgagaaaacaaatttgCATGCATCAAATGAGAAGGAAATCCATAATACTAAGCTATTTTTCATGTTGGAGAACAAACAAAGTGGAAGAACATACTGCATTCGAGTGAAAATAGCTTGAAAGACGTAGTGAAAGAGCTGATCTCTCCATCAGGATGGTCAGGTACATGGTGGCATGCGTCTTTGGGCCATAAAAGTCTGTAGACTTTTGCCAATTCCTCTCTGCCAAAGAAGCATACTGCTTGATCCTTTGGAGAAGGCTGTTTTCACCTTTCAACAAATTGCCTTCCAAATGATCAGACTCCAAAAACTTCAAACAGCAATCTCTTTGGTGGCAAGCAAGCTGGAAATATGCATATGCAGCCTCCTGTTTGCGCGACTCACCTAGTGATTCATACAAAGACAAAGCTTTCCTAATGGCATCATTAGCTGAGATCTCATGCTTCCTTATATCTTTCCTACCTCGTCTACCACTAGAACTAGTATAACATATTGTTACATCTTCAAAGGCTCCTTTTTCATAAACCTCTGCAACTGTATCTTCTCTTGCTAAAAGCATGCCAAGCCGCACATAAGTATGAGCAGTTTGTGTATATACTTCATTCCTCAAGCTGCTTGCTTCAGAATCAGCCTCTTCAGTAATAGCACTTAGTTCTGCTTTTGCTGCTCCATAGTATCTAAGTGATTCCCTGTATTCCAGTTTGGCAGTCTCAAGAGCTTGGTTATATGCATCATGGAAAATTGCATGTACTTTGAGACCTTCTATCTTTGATACCATCTCTTCAGCCAATGCACGCCTGCCATGGCCCAGATTACAGTTAATTAATATAATGTTCATATGGTCACAAACCACTTTGAATGCATTTATGGCTTCTACGAAAGCAACTTCAGCTTTTTCCAGTTCCTTTCTTTCAAGCCTGCTTCGACCCAGTTCATTGCAAACCCatcctttctttttaattacAGACTGTAGTTCTGCTGAACCAGTAGGCAGCTCACCCAATGCTCTTATGGCTTCTTCATAACAGCTTAGAGCAGCTGAAAGATTGTAATCTGCATCTCCAACTACAGGACCCCCAAAGTATTTGAATATTCCACCATTTTTTGTCTTGGGTGTTTCTCCAAGAGCATTTTTAGGTTGATCTGCCATCTTAAACTGTGCATCATGAATTTCATAGGTACTCTCAACTCTTTTACGGTTAGCAGCTTCCAAGGTTTTTACTCTGAGCTTGTCTGTAATTATATGAGAAGCTTCTGCAATGGCGCCATCATCTCTGTCATGCCGCAAGCATTGACTTTCAGAACTTCTTCTATTATCCACTTTGTGATGAATGAGATCCCCATCAGGTTTTTCCAAATGTGAGTAGGGAGCACTCTTGGAATATGATCTTTTACTCAGTTTTCTGCCATAAACAAAGGGAAGTGTATCTCCACTGCTACTGCTTGCACTGCTGCCACTGCTGGCCCTATCATTCTGGCAGCTGCAGTTAACCAAGGAACATGAACTACAGTTCTGCTTATACTGTCCCAGCTTCTTCTTAAGTCTTTTGACTTCCTTCATAACTTCTGATGACATTCTTAATTCCCCACTACAAGGCTTCCTCTCTGCTTGTATTGAGATCTCTGTACCCCTTATCATATGAAACTCAACATACACATCACCAACTAGTGTCCACGCCTTGGCCCAGAAGAGATAAGTAGAAGAAAACCGGTCAAAAGTAAGACCATCATCACTAGAACTAGATTTCAGCCTCTCTCTTCTATCATTGAGTTCAGTCTGGGATGGAGAGGTgctaaccattgatgaaataaATATTGTATCCCCAAGATGCCGAGGCATTGATCCATAAACAGCACATGCTAATTCTACAACCTTCAAAGTTTGATGCAACTGACCATCCTCCTTATAAGCTTGTCCAAGGGCCAAATAAGATTCTCCGAGTAAAAGAACAAGTTTCCACAGCTTATGGTCAAGCTTCGTTGTTGGAAGCCACTCCCGAATATCACAAACTTCTATACAGTCAGCATCACCGCAAGCACAAACAGAAAAATTTACAGATGAAGGTGATCTATCATGAATTCTGCCACCATGTTCTCCATTTTCTGGTTCAGTGCTCTCCAGTTGGCGCTTCCATCTAAGGGACTTAATTGCTTGGGAAACATGATGTACAGCAGCTAACTTAGAAGAGATTGGATCAGCAACAGATTGAACCACATGAGCAGAAGTCACTGCAAAGTTCTCATCATCTATGGAATTCAACACAACCCCTTGATCACCCATTGCTGTGTCACCTGATGCTATCAATTTTTTGGAAGCAGATATGTTTTCTTCCAAAGTCATCTTTGAAGAAACTTCAGATATTGTGTCTTGAAAATAAGCTCCTTCTTCACTTGGTTCATCCTCTGGAATGAGGGATGGTATGTCtccatggataattgattcagAAATACTACTAACAAGATCCAGTGGTTCTTCTTCGGCATCAGTAACTGTAATGTCAGATTCCACAGGAAGGCCTTCAGATGTTAAATCCAGCTCTTCTTCATAATTCAAAATGAGTCTTGCAAATTGTTCATGAGCAAATGCACGAACAACCTAAACAGCATAATTCTGGTTGTTAATTACATTTCTCTTGCTGTTCCTcaacaaaactaaaaatagagaaagaaagacAACAAGACAATCATGTTACGAAATGTTATTCTGGAAAACATGGTTACCAGAAGATCTGGCCGATCCAAGAAGTCAAAGCATTTCTTGAAGAATCTTGCACACTTGGCCCTATTGTTAGAAGCCTGCACCAAAACCAACTGTCATTAGTGCCACCAATTTACAGAATAGATTGcatattaaaaactaaattgttCCACACCATGGAGAGTGAAAGCCTATGAGCAATTCGGTACAGGAGAGTCCCCAGTGAAGGTAAGGAATCACTTCTCCCTCTATGCACCAGAGATGGCAGAGAACTAGAGCTATCATCACAATCATTGGAAGAATGGTTCTTGGGAATGACAGAAAGATCAAAAAGTTGAATTACATCTTCCCCAGCACTTTTATAGAGCTGAAAATATGAAGTAAAAGACGAGAGTAAGGTTCATTGACAAGTtcaaaaaggaataaaatatagGTGGTGTACAcaaaattaggaaaagaaaaacacaaaagcAAAAACATGTAGTACCCAGTAAGCACCAGGATCTTGCTTGCAGTTTTCCTGAAGGAACCTCAAAACAGAAAGGCCATTTTGTTGGACAACATGTGGATGAAAAGCAGGTGTACCATCCTCAGAAACACCCTTGAGCAGAAATATATCATCCGTTTTCAGAAGCTCATAGCCCTGAACAACaccattttgatgataacaGATGGCCAATTCAGGCACACTTGCCATGACATTGTCAAGCCAAGCCTCAAGCCAAGTTAATGGAGTGACCtgtcaaaatgaaaagaaataaaaaccaaatattaaaaaaaaaaaaaaaaaaaaaaaaaagaaaaaaaaacagaataagGATTATGCATGACAGGGAAAAACATAATATGGACATGGAAAAGGTGCTTCACATAAAGTATGGCTGGTAAACAAGGACCGGTCATTCAGAAAAGTACAGAACGTATTGCCAAATAGTTAGCTAGTCACCTGTCTAGTGACATCCCATAAATGCAAACTCACAGCAACATATTTCTCATTACTGAATAGAAGCAAGTCACTGCCCAGGAGCATACGAAAGTTGTGAAATTGCCAAAATAAAACCCTCGAAAACCCATCATTACCAACTCTTCGATATTTCTCAGAGTCTTGTACCGAGTACCTAGGCTTTTCACCAACTTGTGAAGCCTTTTTAACAGAATCATGCCCATTACTTCTCTTATTCGTTTTGCTTCCCCAGAAAAAGTTGCCCTGTTTGACATGTGAGTACTCTGGACAGTTGAATCCTTCCTTTTGAGAAACATCATCAACCGGTTCAAAAAACTGGGATGTAACACCTTGTGCTGGATAATCAGAAGATTCAAGACCATCCTCCGCCCTGCACTCAAACAGCCCAGGAAGAACCTCAGATGAGTTTGGTTGCTCTTCTGACTGGGAATTATGAGTAGGTGGACAATCACAAGCCTCCATTCTAACTGAATGCATGGCGAAGTTCAAAAATAAAGACTGATCCGCACATTTTGACTGATTATGTCTTCTAACCAATTTTTCTCCGTCTTCAATACCAGGCCTGGGattcacaaaatttggaaaTGATATAAGATCTGACAGCATGATAAATGGAGCATATGATACACAAAATCATACCCAGTATTTAGAACAAGAGTCTGCCCAATACGATGAACTGCAATTGACAGTTGAGCCTTGGAATATGGCATCTTAAATATCTGCTTCAGTATGTCAACTGGAGCAATCACATCTATATCATCTCCATACTCCACCAAACCAGACACAGCAAGGGCCTCACCTTTACTAGTAAGGTTTGATTTAACAGCACCACTTTCCCAAGGTAAATCTGCCCAGTATAATCACCAAAAGTTACCCTCAGATATTACATCttcagaggaaaagaaaagcgGAGAAGGGGACCATTGTTTAGTTACAAACTTCATTAGAAAGTGAAAAATCAGACATCAATCTTAGTTCAGTGAAAAATCTAAGCTATTCGATCTATTTACTGAGTTCACTCAATGTTCTTAAACTTGTAGAACTACATTATAAGGGTATTTAGAGGAGATAATTGAGTCCTAACCAGGATAGTAAATCTTTCACCATAGGGCATGATGTACTGTCATCTAGAAGTAAGCTTTGAAagccttaaaattttaaaacatgttgATTCACTGTACACTAGGGTTGAAATCACCACAACCCAAATAAATGACAAATCAAGGTGTAATGGGACTTGACTCTCAATCTAATTAACATAAACACCATAGTATCTTCTATAATTCACACTTCAAGTTTTGTAATCATAGATTGTTTTGGATATTAAGTTGAGCTGTTGTTTCAGACCTTGAGGTGTGTTAAGGAACCCATACCTTTTGTTCACTAAAACATTGAACATGGGATTAAAAAACACATTAGACTCTTTATTCACCTAATCAGTTGCCCCTGAATCAATGATCCAAGTGTTAGGATGAAGAGAGCTTGAAGTGTCAAGGCTTGTTTTAAAGGTGGCAAACCATGCGAAAGCGCATGAAGTGGAGGAAGAGGAAACCTTGAAAACTAAGCAAAAGCACaaaactaaggaagaagaaacctcaaatttttccaaaatcttGTACAAGAGATCCAGTTACTCTTTAGTGAAAGGAAGACTATGTGAGGTTGAAGAAAAACTCACTACCTCATACAGAAACCCATTTGCTATTTCTCAATTGCTAGCTACCTTGTGGCTATCCTTGGCCCCCCCAGATTATGGATTTCCACGCAATTTCCCACAAGTCTCTCGTGTGTGTCTTGGCTTATTGCAATAATCATACCATCTAGTCTCCTTTTCTCCAATCTTTTGAAGTCCAAGACTGTTGTCCTAAACTATATGGAGTGTTGAGTTTGAGAAGTTGGTCCCATCATGACAACCCTTCCAAATGCTTCACTAATGCACATAAGAATACTTCACATAAAGATGGAAGAGAATCTTTACTAAGTATTTAACCTCTTACCTGGATCATGGTATTCAGTTCATAGATCTATGCAGCATCTCCCCTCTAGAAGTATATTTATGAAACATCATCCCAAGCCCCTTACCGaggaaagaaacataaaaagcaTGTCAATTTCTAGCAGCATTGAATTCAGCAGCCAAAACATTAATATGGAGTTTAGTAGTTGACAGTGTTTAGTAGTTGCACCGATCCCACATGTGTTTCTCCCTCCTTTTccatttcattaattaatttttatcagaaacaagaggtgtattaattattaataaagagTTCATGttaaggatgaggaatcctccccaAATACACAAACTTGATCAAAACAAAGAACTCTACCACTATACAAGGAGATATATACAAAAAGATAgatcataaaaaaatgtataaagaTTTCATCTCTTCAAACCCGGTTAAGCTCCTCTTATTGTAGGTCTAACTCTAATGGTGTACACACCGAATACCAATCGAGTTGAATGGCATTTAGAGGGATGCCTTTAAAGTCGCTAGTATAAGAGgcccaaaaagaagaaaagaagttaAGTAAATCTCATAACATCTCTGACATCCTCCATtgatcctcaaagatcctagcaTTTCTCCCCTGCCATACGATCCATACCAAAGTGAGAAGCAATCTTCTACAAGGTCTTGTCTCTAATGGAGTTCCCTAACCCCATATATGCAATAATCAACATGTCACAAAAACTCCTAGGCTCAACCTGATCCATTTTGCCTATTTAAATAGTTTATACCATAACCCCAAAGTCATCAAACAATGTAGAAAGAGATGGTTAATCGTCTCTCCACTCCCCGCACTACATGGGATGTTCCAACTAGAATTAAGGGCTTTGAAAGGTCTTCTCAACTATAACATATCATTGGCATTTACCTTCTTATGTGCCACTAACCAAGTAAAAGCCTTGACCTTAGATGGAGCCTtagatttccataaaaatttgGCTAGATGGAAAAAGACTAAATCTGATATGTTAAACTAAATGAAGAAGTAAGATTTTACTGaaaataaccctgaaaaagATAGTTCCCAGGCTCTTGGATATGGGATGAATGGAGACAAGTGTATGCGAGTAAGAGAGGTCATGAGTTTTTCAAGATCCTCAATCTACAAAACTATGAGGTTGAGATAAAAATTAAGGTTCCAAGAAAAGGTGGAAGAACTACCAAGGATAATTGAAATAGAGAGATTTCTATTTGTAACGACTTGAAACGAATTTTTGTCCCATCACCACAAAGAAAGTgtgtgaaaaaaaattggaaaacataTGCAATGGCCTTTCAAGGGCACcaatgtgaccatctgactgtATTATTGATGTATCACttattaggatgtgtcccataaatacttaaaataatataatgccAAAGGGCATAACTTTTCCTAGGGAAGAACCtctacctatcaaaaaagaaagaaaaaataactttcCCTAGTGAACCTCCATAACCACTTCCCTAAAACAGCACAATTACTCAAAGaaatttttctaaatcaaatctCCAAATTCCTTAAGCATACACACTAGGTCCCAACCAGTacctaaccataaaaaatctcttcgcaattttttaatctttgatgCTGTTgatattggaattttgaaaaggaataagAAGATGTGAGATAAGCAAGACTAAATTAGAGTTATTCTACCTCctaaagataaaaaagttttttttccaCCTATCCAATCTCCTCAAGATTCCCTTAATCACCAGATCCTAAAAAAGTGTTTGCTTTCGGATTTTCCCTTAATGGAAGACCCAAGTACACTAAAAGTCAATCAGAGACTGCACATTCAAGTATCAAAGCCAACTTAGAGATCTAATCTTAACTTGTGTTTGATACTAGAAAGAGTGTTCTTGCTTATATTGATCCTAAGCCTTGATAAACGCCCATAAACTAGTAATATTAGCTTCGGATTTTGCACATCTTCCAAAGAAATTGTAGAGGGAAAGATAAAGTCATCTGCAATTGTAAATGAGACactttaatcctattttaacCCATATGAAACCCTCTAATAAGCCACTCTCAAAAACATTCTCCTTAAAACATCAATTGCAATGGCgaaaagaaataaggaaagagGATCTCCATGTCTTAAGCCTCTAATTGCCTTAACCTAACCTTTTGTGTTTCTATTCACTAAGACCGCAAAACTTGTCAAGGAGAAGCATCCCCTCATCCAAAACATCCATTGTGAACTTTCCCTTTTCTCTCAAGTACATAgtctaaaaaaccctaatctaCATCGTTATAggccttttcaaaataaattttgaagacTACCCCTTACACTCCTTATCtctttttctcatccaccaaatCATTAGCAATCAAATAGCATCCAAAATCTGCCTCAACTCACCAAAAGCTCCTTGGGCCATGAAGATGGTAACATGAAGAACTCTTCGTATACGCCCTAATAAGGCCTTTAGCTATGATCTTATACAAACTTGTGACCAGGCTAATAGGTTTAAATTCTGAGATTTTGCCGATTTGACTCTTTTTTGGCCAAAGAACAATGAAGGTAGCATTGGTGCTTTGGTTTATTACCCCATTATTGTGAAACTTTAAGAACACTCTAAGAAGATCGTCTtcaatcacatcccaacactcttacTACAATGGTGAATCCATTAGGCCTAAGAgtctttttctctatttaacTAAAATATAGCATTGTGAATCTCCTTTTCTGAGAAAAAAGGCAGCCTAACCATGAAACACTCTGCTGAAATGGAGTCTTAGAGTAtaactttccaaaaaaaatgcattatctcctccaaaatgtttttaatgttatCTAGAATCACCCCTACTTCGAAAACCAATAACtttataaatttcttatatCGCCTACCATCAGCCACCCAATGGAAACACTTTTGCAGTCCCCTTCTCTTATCTATTTGACCCTAGCTTTTTGCCTACAAAACACCTCTTCCTTTAACAACAACTCTTCCAATTCCCCTTTCCTTAAGGTCCTCACTATTGAAAGTTAAGGAGTCAAATTCCTTTCTTGCTCCCTAGCATTAACGCTAACAAATTTCTATGagaatgtttttctttaacTCCTTTAAATCTCCAAAAGACACCTTATTCCTATCTTTCAGCTTTAATTTGATAAATCGTAACTTTTTCATGAATTTATGACTTTCGCATCCTACAACCTAACTCTCATTCCACCGAACCAAATCTTTCATTGAAATTTGGGTGTAGcaaccacatgttttcaaacctaaacggAGTTGGTCCCCACTTAAAAGGATTGGTGTCTTAAACAATCAAACAATGATCAAAGGTCAATATGGGGAGCACTTCTTGGATGCTTTTAGGGAACCCTTGCTCACActcatttgaatttaaaaatatatccaacCTCTTGCAAACAAGGAGTTgttgcatgtttgaccatgtCAAAGACGTGTTTCTAAGAGAAGGATTGATTAAATCACTTTCTCTTATGAGTCCATCAAAATCACTCATGCTCAAAGTTAACCCGGAACTGCCCAACTTTTATAAGATTCTTCTTATGATATTAAAATCCTCTCAAACACACCATTTCAAAAAAGTTAGAACTAAAAGGTCTTATAGCTCCAGCCAAAAAGACCTTCCTAAGATTGGACTTAGTTGGATTATAAACTGAAGTACGTCAAAAAATCCCTTCTTCATTTGGATTCAACTTTATTGTCATTGAACACTAAATAGAACGACCTTTAAGCATCTAGACTTCAATGCGTCCCAAATAATCATAACCCCTCTTGAAGACCCATAAGCTAGAAGAATAGCCCACCTCTTTGTTTCTAACCTTCCACacactacccacaaacctcATATCACAAGACTCCCTCGTTGTTTCCTAAAACATCACAATATCCGAACTTTCATAGGCCAAGAAATTCCTTAACaacccttcttttctttctaaaacCAATACCTCTTATATTCCAACTAATGATCTTCATAAGTATATATTTCAACCTAAAAAACCTCAAGAACAGAACCTAAGAAACACTAGGGATATAAAATAAGGGTTTATTCTTCCTCTTAGAATAGACCTTATCCAAAGATTGTGCACTGCTATTGCCCATTTTAATGGCATCATCACTATGTTTGACAAGCTTGATGTTCATAGTTCCCAAAACCGATTGAATAATGGCCATTTTACTAGGTGTAAGACCTTCAATATGAAAACCTTCCTATAAAGAAGGGTCTGATTCTAGAGACAAGCATATAACTGGGGAAAGAGTCACTAGGGTCGCTAGGTCACCACCTATGGAAAAATAAGCCCTTTAATTCTTGGCTAGAAATAACTATAAGAGACTCCACACCTTTTGAAATGGGACAACTTTAGTGTTAGATAAGACATGGTTAAGCATTGATGATTCAAGTAGGGTGATTAAGGAGCCACAATTTGTCTGACAATGAGGGAAAAACATAGTCAAAGATCAAACAAGGGTGAGGAGAATAGGATGCAAATTAGAGGCCTTATCTAAAATCTAGCCATTGGCAATGGATTCTAGGTTAGATGAAAGTACATGGGTTTGAAAACCA is drawn from Vitis riparia cultivar Riparia Gloire de Montpellier isolate 1030 chromosome 18, EGFV_Vit.rip_1.0, whole genome shotgun sequence and contains these coding sequences:
- the LOC117906966 gene encoding uncharacterized protein LOC117906966 isoform X1, which encodes MEKLGASSDGSRELQCVGRLEVVRPKPVGFLCGSIPVPTDKAFHAVNSALIIPSSPTVSAPRYRMIPTETDLNMPPLQSNLPEKVLPLAAVQSSSAGDLPWESGAVKSNLTSKGEALAVSGLVEYGDDIDVIAPVDILKQIFKMPYSKAQLSIAVHRIGQTLVLNTGPGIEDGEKLVRRHNQSKCADQSLFLNFAMHSVRMEACDCPPTHNSQSEEQPNSSEVLPGLFECRAEDGLESSDYPAQGVTSQFFEPVDDVSQKEGFNCPEYSHVKQGNFFWGSKTNKRSNGHDSVKKASQVGEKPRYSVQDSEKYRRVGNDGFSRVLFWQFHNFRMLLGSDLLLFSNEKYVAVSLHLWDVTRQVTPLTWLEAWLDNVMASVPELAICYHQNGVVQGYELLKTDDIFLLKGVSEDGTPAFHPHVVQQNGLSVLRFLQENCKQDPGAYWLYKSAGEDVIQLFDLSVIPKNHSSNDCDDSSSSLPSLVHRGRSDSLPSLGTLLYRIAHRLSLSMASNNRAKCARFFKKCFDFLDRPDLLVVRAFAHEQFARLILNYEEELDLTSEGLPVESDITVTDAEEEPLDLVSSISESIIHGDIPSLIPEDEPSEEGAYFQDTISEVSSKMTLEENISASKKLIASGDTAMGDQGVVLNSIDDENFAVTSAHVVQSVADPISSKLAAVHHVSQAIKSLRWKRQLESTEPENGEHGGRIHDRSPSSVNFSVCACGDADCIEVCDIREWLPTTKLDHKLWKLVLLLGESYLALGQAYKEDGQLHQTLKVVELACAVYGSMPRHLGDTIFISSMVSTSPSQTELNDRRERLKSSSSDDGLTFDRFSSTYLFWAKAWTLVGDVYVEFHMIRGTEISIQAERKPCSGELRMSSEVMKEVKRLKKKLGQYKQNCSSCSLVNCSCQNDRASSGSSASSSSGDTLPFVYGRKLSKRSYSKSAPYSHLEKPDGDLIHHKVDNRRSSESQCLRHDRDDGAIAEASHIITDKLRVKTLEAANRKRVESTYEIHDAQFKMADQPKNALGETPKTKNGGIFKYFGGPVVGDADYNLSAALSCYEEAIRALGELPTGSAELQSVIKKKGWVCNELGRSRLERKELEKAEVAFVEAINAFKVVCDHMNIILINCNLGHGRRALAEEMVSKIEGLKVHAIFHDAYNQALETAKLEYRESLRYYGAAKAELSAITEEADSEASSLRNEVYTQTAHTYVRLGMLLAREDTVAEVYEKGAFEDVTICYTSSSGRRGRKDIRKHEISANDAIRKALSLYESLGESRKQEAAYAYFQLACHQRDCCLKFLESDHLEGNLLKGENSLLQRIKQYASLAERNWQKSTDFYGPKTHATMYLTILMERSALSLRLSSYFHSNAMLESALSRLLDGRYISGETISDSLRNLNSEVLSKFWSQLQMVLKSMLAAALSESTNRSSPAPHPGVPSNRFQDVGKLRELYKMSLQSTDLNQLHAMHKLLTA